Proteins encoded together in one Formosa sp. Hel3_A1_48 window:
- a CDS encoding SulP family inorganic anion transporter gives MNHLSPFKNLKSDIPASIVVFFVALPLCLGIALASGAPLFSGLIAGIIGGIVVGLLSGSAIGVSGPAAGLAAIVLTSIGTLGGFENFLLAVVLGGVIQVLFGVLKAGVIGYYFPSSVIKGMLTGIGIIIIIKQIPYFFGYDKVLAANASFTEMSNFISPGATLIAFIGLGILILWNTWLSNAHKFFQIIQGPVVAVGVGILYFILTKNNPSWQIESALLVNVPIPGDINSFLGQFSSPDFSQISNPEIWLTAFTIALVASLETLLCVEATDKLDPRKRVTPTNRELFAQGTGNIISGLIGGLPITQVIVRSSANIQSGGKTKTSAIVHGFLLLLSVLIIPKLLNNIPLSVLASILLVVGYKLAKPKLFISIYKQGWKQFVPFIVTVLGIIFTDLLIGIGLGLAVGVIVVLIKSFQNSHFLHIEDKSNGVRKLKMTLAEEVTFINKGAILKELEAIEKDTNLEIDVRKTRFLDYDIIEILEDFSLKAKNRNIDITLISERGTVKNPESFIEFFKLRPTA, from the coding sequence ATGAATCATTTAAGTCCTTTTAAAAATTTAAAATCTGATATTCCTGCTAGTATTGTTGTATTCTTTGTTGCACTCCCTTTATGCTTAGGTATAGCCTTAGCCAGTGGTGCCCCATTGTTTTCTGGCCTAATTGCTGGAATTATTGGGGGTATTGTTGTTGGATTACTCAGCGGCTCTGCTATTGGAGTTAGCGGCCCAGCAGCGGGATTAGCAGCTATCGTTTTAACCTCTATTGGAACGCTTGGCGGTTTCGAAAACTTTTTACTTGCTGTTGTTCTAGGTGGTGTCATACAAGTTCTTTTTGGTGTACTCAAGGCTGGAGTAATTGGCTATTACTTTCCTTCATCTGTGATCAAGGGCATGTTAACAGGAATAGGAATCATCATTATCATAAAACAAATTCCTTATTTCTTTGGCTACGACAAAGTACTTGCTGCAAATGCAAGTTTTACAGAAATGTCTAACTTCATTAGCCCTGGAGCTACACTTATCGCCTTTATCGGCCTAGGCATCTTAATTTTGTGGAATACTTGGTTGAGTAATGCGCATAAATTTTTTCAAATCATACAAGGCCCAGTTGTGGCAGTTGGAGTAGGAATATTATATTTTATATTAACTAAAAATAATCCCAGCTGGCAAATAGAATCGGCCTTATTGGTGAATGTTCCAATACCAGGTGATATCAACTCGTTTCTTGGGCAATTTTCTAGTCCTGATTTCAGTCAAATAAGTAATCCTGAAATTTGGTTAACAGCCTTCACAATCGCACTTGTGGCAAGTTTAGAAACCTTACTATGTGTTGAAGCCACAGATAAATTAGATCCAAGAAAAAGAGTTACTCCGACAAACAGGGAGCTTTTTGCACAAGGAACCGGAAATATTATTTCGGGCTTAATTGGGGGGCTCCCAATTACACAAGTTATTGTACGCAGTTCAGCGAATATTCAATCTGGTGGAAAAACAAAAACATCGGCAATTGTCCATGGTTTTTTGTTGTTGCTTTCAGTATTAATTATTCCAAAGCTTCTTAACAATATTCCGTTATCCGTTCTTGCATCCATATTATTAGTTGTTGGATATAAGCTTGCTAAACCTAAACTATTTATTTCTATATACAAGCAAGGATGGAAGCAGTTTGTTCCGTTCATAGTTACCGTACTTGGAATCATCTTTACAGATCTTCTAATTGGAATTGGACTAGGATTAGCGGTTGGTGTAATTGTTGTTCTTATTAAAAGCTTCCAAAACTCGCACTTTTTACACATAGAAGACAAAAGCAATGGAGTCCGAAAATTAAAAATGACTCTTGCAGAAGAAGTTACATTTATAAATAAAGGAGCAATTCTCAAAGAACTAGAAGCGATTGAAAAAGATACTAATCTAGAAATTGATGTTCGAAAAACACGTTTTTTAGACTATGATATTATTGAAATTCTCGAAGATTTCTCACTCAAAGCCAAAAATAGAAATATTGATATCACTCTAATATCTGAACGTGGAACAGTAAAAAACCCCGAAAGTTTTATTGAATTTTTTAAACTACGCCCTACGGCATAA
- a CDS encoding DUF2490 domain-containing protein — protein sequence MKLRFILSIGLLFWGSMFVKAQTDTGNWLMYFGTNKVSEKFSIHTEAQYRNHTISPTNIEQLLLRTGLNYHFRPNASATFGYAHIGNYEYDSERKSPEVEEHRIWQQFLTTNTIGRVKLEHRYRLEERFVEDDFKMRFRYRLMVFIPLNRPKIEAGALYLGIYDELFINDKRNFFDRNRLYGGLGYQYANNIHFQVGLLRQEVQTTAKTFLQFGLIFNTDLRNTKN from the coding sequence ATGAAACTCAGATTTATATTGAGCATTGGCCTTCTTTTTTGGGGGTCAATGTTTGTTAAAGCTCAAACCGACACTGGAAATTGGCTGATGTATTTTGGCACTAATAAAGTCAGTGAAAAATTCAGTATTCACACAGAAGCTCAATACAGAAATCATACCATTAGCCCTACAAATATAGAACAGCTATTGCTTCGTACTGGGCTAAATTACCATTTCAGGCCCAACGCATCGGCAACTTTTGGTTACGCACATATTGGCAACTATGAATACGACTCTGAAAGGAAAAGTCCAGAAGTTGAAGAGCATCGTATATGGCAACAGTTTTTGACCACCAATACCATTGGTCGGGTAAAACTGGAACATCGTTATCGGCTGGAAGAACGTTTTGTAGAAGATGATTTCAAAATGCGCTTTCGCTATCGATTAATGGTTTTTATACCTCTAAATCGTCCTAAAATAGAAGCGGGAGCTCTATACTTAGGTATTTATGATGAGCTATTCATAAATGATAAACGGAATTTTTTTGATCGCAACCGATTGTACGGAGGATTAGGCTACCAATATGCAAACAACATACACTTTCAAGTAGGTCTATTGCGCCAAGAAGTACAAACTACTGCCAAAACATTTTTGCAGTTTGGCTTGATTTTTAATACAGACTTAAGAAATACTAAGAATTAA
- a CDS encoding SusC/RagA family TonB-linked outer membrane protein has product MKRIFYSILMIALCSSYAFAQSFSVTGTVKSSADGMPLPGVNVLVKNTNNGAVTDFDGNFSLSSVSQNSIIVFTYIGFKTQELAATANMQVNLEEDNESLDEVVLIGYGSKSRKDLTGAVSMIKSETIEKLKPVDVAQALQGRSAGVSVTTASGSPGSGFRVLVRGVSTNGSNDPLVIVDGYVASMNSVNPDDIESLTVLKDAQAAIYGILGANGVILVTTKSGSKNSAPQVSYNVYSGVQETTKKLSLLNGSEYAALINESYAANGETIPYPNLNNLENDNDWQDNLFDQAMITNHNVSLSGGTDAITYYLGASHLDQEGIIASNKSNFKRDNVKLRLGIDVNERLKTTLNLNYFANERKTINESGLGSVLFNALSYSPLYALDQEDLNGAFGNEIINPFSQIRDTYNSYFGSSIEGNFQIEYKVLDGLTATTRMGFKSYSDKAKKFSPIVEYGAGKVFNTTRSTVNQSKEQFNSYTWDSFLNYKKTFLNDHNAEITLGMAVTKDWGDGLFATGYDVPNNSWAFADIALTTGTNEAKENGSYTYDNRLLSYFARLQYDFKGKYLISAMLRRDASSAFAQDYRVDYFKSATAGWKVSEESFMENVNFINFLKLRASYGTLGNLVGSDLYRASLNGEATYVFDNTLTNGTALGPLPNSVASWETAEKLDIGLDAKIFDNKLEIVADYFVEDRVDLLIPGLPFSGILGATAPGSGTPIVNAGTTRIKGLELMFNYANEINDNLSYNVSYNVTNLDGEVTSINSDVAIEGGSFGIGQLAPSRMEVGQPIGYFYGLQTDGIFQSQAEVDAHPSQAGLGNAAQPGDLRFVDVNGDGEIDANDRTFIGKPIADYIMGFNIGINYKNFDFSAYAYAELGKDMVRNYERDQKNVNRLDYYLDRWTGPGTSNEVPRATTGATSNKLFSDFFVEDASFLRIQNIQLGYSLPSSAIEKAGISKLRVYGSVNNAFTFTKYKGFDPAATTGDAIGGGIDPGFYPVTRQFLLGLNISF; this is encoded by the coding sequence ATGAAAAGAATATTTTATTCCATACTGATGATTGCTCTTTGCTCCTCATATGCATTTGCGCAATCGTTTTCAGTAACTGGAACTGTAAAATCCAGCGCGGATGGAATGCCGCTTCCTGGAGTTAACGTCCTAGTAAAAAACACAAATAATGGAGCAGTCACTGACTTTGATGGTAATTTCTCATTAAGTAGTGTTTCTCAAAATTCAATTATTGTATTTACTTACATAGGGTTTAAGACACAAGAACTTGCAGCTACAGCTAACATGCAAGTCAATCTTGAAGAAGATAACGAATCTTTGGATGAAGTTGTGCTAATTGGATATGGATCAAAAAGCAGAAAAGATCTTACAGGAGCAGTTTCTATGATCAAGTCTGAAACTATTGAGAAACTTAAGCCAGTCGATGTAGCGCAAGCACTTCAAGGTAGATCTGCAGGAGTTTCTGTAACTACAGCATCTGGTTCTCCAGGAAGTGGATTTCGTGTTCTTGTTCGTGGTGTAAGTACTAATGGCAGTAATGATCCTCTTGTTATTGTAGATGGTTATGTAGCTTCTATGAATAGCGTCAACCCAGACGATATTGAATCATTAACTGTTCTTAAGGACGCACAAGCCGCTATATACGGAATATTAGGAGCTAATGGTGTTATTTTAGTCACCACAAAAAGTGGTTCTAAAAACTCTGCACCTCAAGTGTCTTACAATGTATACTCAGGTGTTCAAGAGACCACTAAGAAATTGTCTCTGCTCAACGGTTCAGAGTATGCAGCATTAATAAACGAAAGTTATGCTGCAAATGGAGAAACTATTCCTTACCCAAATCTAAATAATTTAGAAAACGACAACGATTGGCAAGACAACCTTTTTGATCAAGCCATGATCACAAATCATAATGTAAGTCTTTCTGGTGGAACTGATGCAATTACTTATTACCTTGGAGCATCACATCTAGATCAAGAAGGTATTATTGCGAGTAATAAATCCAACTTCAAAAGAGATAACGTCAAGCTTAGATTAGGAATTGACGTCAATGAACGTTTAAAAACAACGCTAAACCTAAACTATTTCGCTAATGAGCGCAAAACCATTAATGAATCTGGCCTAGGCTCAGTATTGTTTAATGCATTGAGTTATTCGCCATTGTATGCCTTAGATCAAGAAGATTTGAATGGCGCTTTTGGTAACGAGATTATTAATCCATTTTCTCAGATAAGAGACACCTACAACTCCTATTTTGGAAGTAGTATTGAAGGGAATTTCCAAATAGAATATAAAGTCTTGGATGGCTTGACTGCAACAACGCGTATGGGGTTCAAGTCATACTCTGACAAGGCGAAAAAGTTCTCACCAATTGTTGAATATGGAGCAGGTAAGGTATTCAACACAACACGAAGTACAGTAAATCAAAGTAAAGAACAATTTAATTCTTATACATGGGATAGTTTTCTTAACTACAAAAAAACATTCTTAAACGACCACAATGCTGAAATTACATTGGGTATGGCCGTGACTAAAGATTGGGGTGATGGATTATTTGCAACCGGATATGATGTTCCTAACAACTCCTGGGCATTTGCTGATATAGCACTTACCACTGGAACAAATGAGGCTAAAGAAAATGGGTCATACACATATGATAACCGACTTTTGTCTTATTTTGCACGTCTTCAGTACGACTTCAAAGGGAAGTATTTAATTTCTGCAATGTTGCGTAGAGATGCTTCCTCTGCATTTGCTCAAGATTATAGAGTAGATTATTTCAAATCAGCAACTGCTGGTTGGAAAGTTTCTGAAGAATCGTTCATGGAAAACGTTAATTTTATAAACTTCTTAAAATTGAGAGCATCGTACGGTACACTAGGAAACTTAGTTGGAAGTGACTTGTATAGAGCATCACTTAACGGAGAAGCCACTTATGTATTTGATAATACTTTGACCAACGGTACTGCGCTTGGGCCCTTACCGAATTCTGTAGCTTCATGGGAAACTGCAGAAAAACTTGATATTGGTTTAGATGCGAAAATATTTGATAATAAATTAGAAATTGTTGCCGATTATTTTGTTGAAGACCGTGTAGACCTTTTAATTCCTGGCCTTCCATTTTCTGGAATTCTTGGAGCCACAGCTCCTGGTTCTGGAACGCCTATAGTAAATGCTGGAACAACAAGAATTAAAGGACTCGAGTTGATGTTTAACTATGCAAATGAGATCAACGATAATTTGTCATACAATGTAAGTTACAATGTCACTAATCTTGACGGAGAAGTAACTTCAATCAACAGCGATGTTGCAATTGAAGGAGGGTCTTTCGGGATTGGTCAATTAGCTCCATCACGAATGGAAGTTGGTCAACCAATAGGTTATTTTTATGGACTTCAAACTGATGGAATATTTCAAAGTCAGGCTGAAGTTGATGCGCACCCATCTCAAGCAGGTTTGGGTAATGCAGCTCAACCGGGTGACCTAAGATTTGTGGATGTCAATGGTGATGGTGAGATTGATGCCAATGACCGTACATTTATAGGTAAACCAATAGCTGACTACATTATGGGTTTCAATATTGGAATAAACTATAAGAATTTTGATTTTTCAGCTTATGCTTATGCAGAGCTTGGAAAAGACATGGTACGTAACTATGAAAGAGATCAAAAAAATGTCAATAGACTAGATTACTACTTAGATCGTTGGACCGGTCCTGGAACTAGTAATGAAGTTCCAAGAGCTACTACCGGGGCGACTTCCAATAAATTATTTTCAGATTTCTTTGTTGAAGATGCTTCTTTCTTAAGAATCCAAAACATTCAACTAGGATACAGCTTGCCTTCATCGGCTATTGAAAAAGCTGGGATTTCTAAACTAAGAGTTTACGGATCTGTAAACAATGCCTTTACATTTACAAAGTATAAAGGATTTGACCCAGCGGCAACTACTGGAGATGCCATAGGTGGAGGAATTGACCCAGGTTTTTATCCTGTAACAAGACAATTCCTTTTAGGACTAAATATTTCATTTTAA
- a CDS encoding helix-turn-helix and ligand-binding sensor domain-containing protein, with protein MRLLKFTLFFHIVFLGHTQEHPPVMTFPPEIYNAANQNWGITQSDDLKMYFANNTGVLEFNGSKWKLHPTDDSSIVRSVKADGSKVYSGSYMDFGYWEHNQYGDLIYQSLVEEYGISVLEEEQFWNIKVLDDWILFQSLSRIYMLNRDTKKTRVIESKDEIWNIFNVEGIIYFAKKNKGIYKIVNGIEVLVTDNPSLIASRLVGISIIDNKLLFITSKNGFYFVKDNQVSPWKLNIDTNDLTIYTSKQLSDGSLVLGTISNGLIHIENDGRLKYRLSYEKGLSNNTVLSIFEDQKNNIWLGMDIGISHVNLSSRFRVYNDAKGKIGTVYTSVVHNNDLYLGTNQGLFKKSKDSSGDFDFVEGTSGQVWVLKVIDDQLFCGHDLGTLVVADGRIKTKIFDANGTWDFKKIKETNLILQGNYSGLHVLENKSNRWKYRNKIQGFDISSRFFQLNGLRLYVNHELRGLHVLELSNDFQKVNDTRIIDSIDFGFGSNFINFSNSYYYTSANGVYKLDDSTGSFTKDPFISDVLDSYNSTSTILDVNGTDQIKWCFADNNLLLMSPGSLSDKPNLEEIPVSIPNFRKVVVGFENLTKINDSDYLLGSSNGYFVLKVDTPRQENRQNIQINYIQANVNNEPRTTLDLYQSPTLNYKNNNLNFSYNIPQYGNIVDLNYAYKLEGWSEDWSNWQPQSTQIFENLPYGKYVFKVKGKIGDTETINVASFPFIIKRPWYLSAVAIAIYVILLLIFSVIIHIIYKGYYKRQQQQLLLKSQKEMALNELETNQKLMQLKNEKLELDIESKNRELAISTMSLIKKNEFLNTIKTAIKEESSSQGINKVIKIIDKNLNNTDDWKLFKEAFDNADKDFLKLVKQNHPKLTPNDLKLCAYLRLNLSSKEIAPLLNISPRSVEVKRYRLRKKMDLPPKTSLANYILEL; from the coding sequence ATGAGGTTATTAAAATTTACACTTTTTTTCCATATTGTCTTTTTGGGCCATACTCAAGAACATCCCCCTGTGATGACTTTCCCCCCAGAGATATACAATGCAGCAAATCAAAATTGGGGTATTACCCAATCTGATGATTTGAAAATGTATTTTGCTAATAATACTGGGGTTCTTGAATTCAATGGTTCAAAGTGGAAGCTTCATCCAACTGATGACAGCTCTATTGTTCGATCTGTAAAAGCTGATGGCTCAAAAGTTTACTCGGGCAGTTACATGGACTTTGGTTATTGGGAGCACAATCAATATGGAGATCTAATTTATCAATCTCTTGTTGAGGAGTATGGTATATCTGTTTTGGAAGAAGAACAGTTTTGGAATATTAAAGTTCTAGATGACTGGATTTTATTTCAATCCTTGTCCAGAATTTATATGCTCAATAGGGATACCAAGAAAACCCGTGTCATTGAATCGAAAGATGAAATCTGGAATATATTTAATGTTGAAGGGATTATTTATTTTGCAAAAAAAAATAAGGGGATATACAAAATTGTTAATGGGATTGAGGTATTAGTAACAGACAATCCGTCGTTGATAGCTTCACGACTTGTTGGGATTTCAATAATAGACAACAAACTCCTCTTTATAACCTCAAAAAATGGCTTTTATTTTGTTAAGGACAACCAGGTTAGCCCTTGGAAATTAAACATAGACACAAACGACTTAACCATTTATACATCTAAACAACTTAGTGATGGTAGTTTGGTTTTGGGGACTATTTCAAACGGATTGATTCACATTGAAAATGATGGACGTCTCAAGTACAGATTGAGTTATGAAAAAGGACTGAGTAATAATACGGTTCTATCGATTTTTGAAGATCAAAAAAATAATATTTGGTTAGGGATGGATATTGGAATAAGTCATGTGAATTTATCATCAAGATTTAGGGTTTATAATGATGCAAAAGGAAAAATAGGGACTGTTTACACTTCTGTAGTTCATAATAATGATTTATATCTTGGCACAAATCAGGGCCTGTTCAAGAAATCAAAAGATAGTTCTGGAGATTTTGATTTTGTTGAGGGGACAAGCGGCCAGGTATGGGTGTTAAAAGTTATTGATGATCAACTTTTTTGCGGTCACGATTTAGGAACTTTAGTTGTAGCAGATGGTAGAATAAAAACAAAAATATTTGATGCTAATGGAACTTGGGATTTCAAGAAAATTAAAGAAACAAATTTAATTTTACAAGGAAATTATTCTGGTCTTCACGTGCTAGAAAACAAATCCAATCGTTGGAAATATCGAAACAAAATTCAAGGCTTTGATATCTCCAGCCGTTTTTTTCAACTCAATGGACTAAGGCTTTATGTTAATCACGAATTACGGGGTTTACATGTCTTGGAATTGTCCAATGATTTTCAAAAAGTAAATGATACGAGGATAATAGATTCGATTGATTTTGGCTTTGGCTCAAACTTTATAAATTTCTCAAACAGTTATTATTATACTTCTGCCAATGGGGTTTATAAATTAGATGATTCAACAGGGTCATTTACCAAAGATCCATTTATTTCTGATGTTTTGGACAGCTACAATTCAACATCTACCATTTTGGATGTCAACGGAACCGATCAAATCAAATGGTGTTTTGCCGACAATAACCTCTTGCTTATGAGTCCTGGAAGTTTAAGTGATAAGCCAAACTTGGAGGAAATACCGGTGTCGATACCTAATTTTAGAAAAGTAGTTGTAGGATTTGAAAACCTCACAAAAATTAATGATTCTGATTATTTGTTGGGGTCTTCTAATGGCTATTTCGTTCTGAAAGTGGATACTCCAAGGCAGGAAAATCGGCAGAACATCCAAATAAACTACATACAGGCAAACGTCAATAATGAGCCTAGAACTACATTGGACTTATATCAATCACCAACATTAAATTACAAAAACAACAACCTAAACTTTAGTTATAACATTCCACAGTATGGAAATATAGTAGACTTGAATTACGCATATAAGCTAGAAGGCTGGTCCGAAGATTGGTCTAATTGGCAGCCACAGAGCACTCAAATATTTGAAAATCTTCCTTATGGCAAGTATGTTTTTAAGGTTAAAGGCAAAATAGGAGACACAGAAACTATAAATGTTGCTTCTTTTCCATTCATTATCAAGCGCCCATGGTATTTATCCGCTGTAGCTATAGCTATTTATGTAATACTTCTTCTTATTTTTTCTGTAATTATCCATATTATTTACAAAGGATATTACAAGCGCCAACAGCAACAGTTGCTACTTAAGTCACAAAAAGAAATGGCACTTAATGAGCTAGAAACTAATCAAAAATTAATGCAACTAAAAAATGAAAAACTCGAGTTAGATATTGAAAGTAAAAATCGTGAACTAGCCATCTCAACAATGAGTTTAATCAAGAAAAACGAGTTTTTAAATACCATTAAAACAGCAATCAAGGAAGAGAGTTCTTCACAGGGTATCAATAAGGTGATAAAAATCATTGATAAAAATCTAAATAATACTGACGACTGGAAATTATTTAAAGAGGCATTTGACAATGCCGACAAGGACTTCTTAAAATTAGTCAAACAAAACCATCCAAAACTTACGCCAAATGACCTAAAGCTTTGTGCGTATTTAAGACTCAATTTATCATCAAAAGAGATAGCACCGTTGCTGAATATATCACCTAGAAGTGTTGAGGTCAAGCGATATCGTTTGCGAAAAAAGATGGATTTACCACCAAAAACAAGCCTAGCGAATTATATTCTAGAGTTGTAA
- a CDS encoding TetR/AcrR family transcriptional regulator: MENSNLQIKIRSSLFSKDPESSDLGRDIISKSIEMINLLGFESFTFKKLGAAIGSNESSVYRYFSNKHMLLVYLVNWYWSWMDYKIVLETSKLNKAEDKIKMSIELLVADIKQDSNFSFINEVLLNKIIITESSKAYHTKDVDNENEKGFYKTYKQVVQRVSDFIIEYNPKYEFPHMLVSTIIEGAHQQRYFAEHLPALTDVEKGQNNIIRFYTNLIISTLK, from the coding sequence ATGGAAAATTCAAACTTGCAAATAAAAATAAGAAGCTCCCTTTTTTCTAAGGACCCTGAATCCTCGGACTTAGGGAGGGACATCATTTCTAAAAGCATTGAAATGATTAATCTTTTGGGGTTTGAATCTTTTACATTCAAGAAACTCGGAGCAGCAATTGGCTCAAATGAAAGCTCAGTTTACCGCTATTTTTCCAATAAACACATGCTATTGGTATACCTTGTAAACTGGTATTGGAGTTGGATGGACTACAAAATTGTTTTAGAAACTTCAAAACTCAACAAAGCAGAAGATAAAATAAAAATGTCCATAGAGCTTCTTGTAGCTGATATCAAACAAGACAGTAATTTTTCTTTCATTAATGAAGTTTTACTCAATAAAATTATTATTACTGAGTCATCCAAAGCGTACCACACAAAAGATGTTGACAACGAAAATGAGAAAGGATTTTATAAAACATATAAACAGGTCGTTCAAAGGGTGAGTGATTTTATTATAGAATACAATCCAAAGTACGAGTTTCCGCACATGTTGGTGTCTACCATTATAGAAGGCGCACACCAACAGCGTTATTTCGCAGAACATCTGCCTGCACTAACGGATGTTGAAAAAGGTCAAAACAACATCATACGCTTTTATACAAACCTCATTATTAGCACATTGAAATGA
- a CDS encoding carbonic anhydrase family protein produces the protein MNAHTKDTQDKMTPQLAKNTLVEGNTRFVQGQQAGRDLMSQVKQTSTGQYPFATVLSCIDSRVSSELIFDQGIGDIFSVRIAGNFVNEDILGSMEFACKLAGTKLVVVLGHTACGAVKGACDHARLGNLTALINKIEPAVEAVTEPTDESQRNSSNIDFVNEVAKKNVYMTIDNIRESSQVLKEMEDAGEIEIVGGMYDIKTGEVIFY, from the coding sequence ATGAACGCACACACAAAAGATACACAAGATAAAATGACTCCTCAACTAGCAAAGAATACTTTAGTTGAAGGCAACACACGTTTTGTTCAAGGCCAACAAGCTGGTCGAGACCTTATGAGTCAAGTGAAACAAACAAGTACTGGACAATATCCGTTTGCTACTGTATTGAGTTGTATAGATTCAAGAGTTTCGTCCGAGCTAATATTTGATCAAGGAATTGGTGATATATTCAGTGTTAGAATTGCTGGGAATTTCGTCAACGAGGACATTCTTGGAAGTATGGAATTTGCCTGCAAATTGGCAGGAACAAAATTGGTTGTTGTATTAGGGCATACTGCCTGTGGCGCTGTAAAAGGAGCTTGTGATCATGCGCGCCTAGGAAACCTCACGGCTTTAATAAATAAAATTGAACCTGCTGTAGAAGCCGTTACTGAACCAACAGATGAAAGCCAAAGAAACTCATCCAACATCGATTTTGTCAATGAAGTAGCAAAAAAGAATGTATATATGACTATTGACAACATTCGTGAATCAAGCCAAGTTCTAAAAGAAATGGAAGATGCTGGCGAAATTGAAATCGTTGGGGGTATGTATGACATAAAAACTGGAGAAGTAATATTTTATTAA
- a CDS encoding RagB/SusD family nutrient uptake outer membrane protein produces the protein MKTIKNNKFTLVALVLLTLGLYSCTDKFLDEEENYLIDSEGYFNSEDDYYMSLVGAYDLLQATYVNNLLGEIASDNTLCGGESATDVVGFQQIDDMTHTPVNANLRDIWNWMFAGVKRTNYFLEFQNNIDFDGRVQMVAEVRFLRAYFHFELVKWFGGIPVKDYANALEGGGKRFSPGDETSIPRYSVEEVYALIESDLIFAANNLDYTAPQVGRVTKGAAQALLGKAYLYQDKFSDAATVLGNLIDNGPYQLVDDYSEIFENDGENGVESVFEVQYSDGEGAGFDCLQCSEGNVAVGFMGIRNHTGPTYDSGYSFNVPTQEAFDNFDNDDTRKDVSILDIVAWAEETEATYVEGYEHTGFYNRKYLPRKGDQNIGDQNLTNPNNYRAIRYADVLLMAAEANNRGNLDETKALAYLNQVRERAFGDSSHNSSATGAALTDAILDERRHELLGEGHRFFDLVRTGRAAQAIDGFVAGKHELFPIPFQEIQFSAGNWDQNPNY, from the coding sequence ATGAAAACAATAAAAAACAATAAATTTACTTTAGTAGCGCTAGTGCTACTAACACTAGGACTCTATTCTTGTACAGACAAGTTTTTGGACGAGGAAGAAAATTACTTGATTGATTCGGAAGGCTATTTTAACTCTGAGGACGATTATTACATGTCACTTGTTGGAGCATACGACTTACTCCAAGCAACTTATGTCAATAATCTACTAGGAGAGATTGCTTCGGACAATACACTCTGTGGTGGCGAAAGTGCTACTGATGTTGTCGGATTCCAACAAATTGATGACATGACCCATACTCCAGTTAATGCAAATCTTAGAGATATATGGAATTGGATGTTTGCAGGAGTTAAAAGGACTAACTATTTCTTAGAATTTCAAAATAACATAGATTTTGACGGCCGCGTACAAATGGTGGCTGAAGTTCGTTTTTTAAGAGCTTATTTTCATTTCGAATTGGTGAAATGGTTTGGTGGAATTCCAGTTAAGGACTACGCTAACGCACTTGAAGGTGGTGGAAAACGATTTTCACCAGGAGACGAAACCTCTATTCCTAGATATTCAGTTGAAGAAGTTTATGCGCTCATAGAGAGTGATTTAATTTTTGCCGCTAACAACCTTGATTATACCGCCCCTCAAGTCGGTAGAGTAACAAAAGGTGCAGCACAAGCTTTACTTGGTAAAGCGTATTTATATCAAGATAAATTTTCTGATGCTGCAACTGTTTTAGGTAATTTGATTGACAATGGTCCTTATCAATTAGTTGATGATTATTCAGAAATATTTGAAAATGACGGTGAAAATGGTGTTGAATCTGTTTTTGAGGTACAGTACTCCGATGGTGAAGGTGCTGGATTTGATTGTCTTCAATGTAGTGAAGGAAATGTTGCCGTTGGTTTTATGGGTATACGTAACCATACAGGACCGACTTACGACTCTGGGTATAGTTTCAATGTACCAACTCAAGAAGCATTTGACAATTTTGACAATGATGACACAAGAAAAGACGTTTCTATTTTAGATATCGTTGCTTGGGCTGAAGAGACAGAGGCCACATATGTTGAAGGTTATGAACATACTGGATTTTACAACCGTAAATATTTACCTCGAAAAGGAGATCAAAATATTGGGGATCAAAATCTTACCAATCCGAATAACTACAGAGCCATTCGTTATGCCGATGTGCTGTTGATGGCTGCTGAAGCTAATAACAGAGGTAATTTAGATGAAACAAAAGCATTGGCGTACTTAAACCAAGTCAGAGAACGTGCATTTGGCGATAGCAGTCATAACAGTTCTGCTACAGGAGCTGCATTGACAGATGCCATACTGGATGAAAGACGTCATGAACTTTTAGGCGAAGGACACCGTTTCTTTGATCTTGTTCGTACGGGTAGAGCTGCTCAAGCTATTGATGGTTTTGTTGCAGGAAAGCATGAATTATTTCCTATCCCTTTTCAAGAGATTCAATTCTCTGCGGGTAATTGGGATCAAAATCCAAACTATTAA